CGACAACATCGACCTGACCCTGATGAACTGGCTCATCGCCGAGTTCAAGAAGGACACGGGCATCGACGTCGCCAAGGACAAGATGGTGCTGCAGCGCCTCAAGGAGGCCGCGGAGAAGGCGAAGATCGAGCTGTCCTCCACCATGGAGACGGAGATCAACCTGCCGTTCCTCACGGCGGACGCGACGGGCCCCAAGCACCTCAACGTGCGGCTCACGCGCGCCAAGTTCGAGTCGATGATCAGCGACCTCGTCGAGCGCTCGCTGGAGCCGTGCCGCAAGTGCCTCAAGGACTCGGGCCTGGACGTGAAGGATCTGCACGAGGTGGTGCTCGTGGGCGGCTCCACGCGCATCCCGATGGTGCAGGAGGCCGTCAAGAAGCTGTTCGGCAAGGAGCCCAACCGCTCCGTGAACCCGGACGAGGTGGTGGCCGTGGGCGCGGCGGTGCAGGCCGGCGTGCTCTCGGGCGAGGTGAAGGACATCCTGCTGCTGGACGTCACCCCGCTGTCGCTGGGCGTGGAGACGCTGGGCGGCGTGATGACCAAGCTCATCGAGCGCAACACCACCATCCCCACCCGCAAGTCGGAGACCTTCTCCACGGCGGCGGACGGCCAGACGCAGGTGGAGATCCACGTGCTGCAGGGTGAGCGCGAGATGGCGGCGGACAACCGCAGCCTCGGCCGCTTCCACCTGACCGGCATGCCTCCGGCGCCGCGCGGCGTGCCGCAGATCGAGGTGACGTTCGACATCGACGCCAACGGCATCCTCAACGTCAACGCCAAGGACAAGGCGACGGGCAAGGAGCAGAAGGTCACCATCTCCCACTCCTCGGGTCTGGCCAAGGACGAGGTGGAGAAGATGGTTCGCACCGCCAAGGAGAACGAGGCGGCCGACAAGGCCCGTCGCGAGCTCGTGGAGGTGAAGAACCAGGCCGAGGCCCAGGTGTACGCGGCCGAGAAGCTGGTGAAGGAGAACCGCGAGAAGCTCCCCGCGGACGCCGTGTCCGCGATCGAGGCGGCCATCAAGGGCGTCAACGACGTGCGCGAGGGCGACAACAAGGACGCCATCAAGAGCGCCCTGGATGCGCTGCAGCAGGCCAGCTACAAGGTGGCCGAGGAGATGTACAAGGCCACGGGTGGCGCCGCGGGCGGCGAGGCCGGCGCGCCTCCTCCGGGCGCCGAGCAGGGCGCGGCTCCGGGCAGCTCGGCCAAGCCGAAGGACGACGTGGTGGACGCCGAGTTCCGTCAGTCGTGATGTCCGGTTGAAGTCCACGAGGGCCGGCGCTCCTCCCACGAGGGGGCCGGCCCTCGGCTTTTGTTGCCAGGGCCAGGGGGATACGATGCGGCCTCTCGTCCCTCGTGGAATCACCGTGATCCATACCCCCACGCCCGTCTCCGCCCAGGCCGCGCAGGCCTTCCGCCGCTTCTTCCAGGAGCTGCGCGAGGCCTATCTGGAGCGCGAGACCCTCTTCACCCAGATCGAGCTGGCGCTGCTCTGTCGCGAGCACGTGCTCGTGGTCGGCCCCCCGGGAACCGCCAAGAGCGCCATTGCCTCCGCGGTGCTCGGCCGCATCCTGGACGAGCAGACCGGACAGCCCTCGCTCTTCGCCAAGCAGCTCGCCGAGTCCACCGTGCAGACGGATCTCATCGGCCCGGTGGACTTCAAGGTGCTCACCGAGACGGGCCGGACCGAGTACCTCACCGAGGACGGCATGCTGGGCGCCACCCACGCCTTCCTCGACGAGGTGTTCGACGGGCGCGACATGCTGCTGCGCTCCATCCTCAACGTCCTGCACGAGCGCGAACTCAAGCACGGGCGCCGGGTGACGAGCGGCCGCATCGAGTGCGCCATCATGACGAGCAACCGCTACCTCTCCGAGGTGCTGGCGCGCTCGCCCGAGCTGCTGCTCGCCTTCGCCGACCGCCTGAGCTTCATCTCCTTCGTACCGAAGAGCTTCGCCCGGCCCGCCAGCCGCTCCGCCATGCTGCACCGCTTCGCCCATGGCCTGCGGCCGGACCTGCGCGCCGTGCTCACCCTGCAGCATCTCGACGTGCTCCAGAAGGCCGTGGAGCGGGTGACGGTCTCCAACACCCTGCTCGAGGCCATCGAGCTGCTCACCGATGAGTTGGAGCGCGCGCTCACCGCCCAGGTGTCCAAGCTGCCCGACTACGTTCCCACCAAGTACTTCTCCCAGCGCTCGGTGGTGAAGGCCTTGTGGGCCCTCAAGGCCGCCGTGGTGAGGGATCAGCTCTACCGCCGTCCGGATCGTCCCCTCGAGGCCACCCTCGAGGACCTGGACGCCCTGCGCTGGTTCTTCCTGCTCGGGGGGCCTCCCGCCGAGGAGTCCGAGGCGCTCCTCAAGGTGGCCGTGGATCCGCGAGAGCGCGCGCAGCTGGAGATCGTCCGCATCGAGCAGAAGGCCTTCGATGCCGCCCTGGCCAAGGTGCGTGCGGAACTGGGCGCGGGTCCGGAGCGCGAGGCCGCGACGCTCGGCGCCGCCGAGGAGCTCAAGACGGTCGAGGCGCTCGCCCGGGAGCGCGGTTTCCAGCCGGGAATCGCGCTCTCAACGGCGCGCAGGCTGCATGGCAAGCTCGTTCCCGGCCCCCGCCACGCCGACAACCGGGTGGCCCTCCTGGCCGCCGCGCGCGGCCTGCTCGCGAGCGTGGAGCAGCGGCTGTCGCGCGGGCCCATCGAGGGCAGCGAGCCGCGCGCGGGCGAGGCCTTGTTCTCCGCGCTCGTGGAGTCGCTCTCCCTGTGCCGTCAGGTCCCCGAGCTGACCCCTCGGCTGCCCGCCGTATGCGACGCGATCCACCGCTTCGTCCTCCAGGCGTTGGAAGTCATGGCGCTCCAGGCCGAGAGCCTCGCCTTCGACGAGTCGGTGTCCCTGGATCCGCTCGTCGCACTCACGGACAACCTCGCCGAAGAGCTGGGCCAGGTGGGCGAGCTCCTGGCGCTGCTCGCCGAGTCCTCCTCGGGCTCGGTCCCGCACCTGAGGACCGCGGAGGCCGAGACTCGGCGACGTGCCGTGTCCGCGATCCGTCAGCGCGCGGAGCGTGTCTTTCCGGGCCCTCGGGGCCGAAGGGATCCGCTCGATGCGCTCTCCGCGGACTCGCGCCGGCTCGCCCAGCTCGAACAGTCCCTGTGCCGGTTGGAGCCCTCCCAGCGCGGTCTCAAGCAGCAGCTACTGGAGCCGCTCGG
Above is a window of Cystobacter fuscus DNA encoding:
- a CDS encoding AAA family ATPase, whose amino-acid sequence is MHTPTPVSAQAAQAFRRFFQELREAYLERETLFTQIELALLCREHVLVVGPPGTAKSAIASAVLGRILDEQTGQPSLFAKQLAESTVQTDLIGPVDFKVLTETGRTEYLTEDGMLGATHAFLDEVFDGRDMLLRSILNVLHERELKHGRRVTSGRIECAIMTSNRYLSEVLARSPELLLAFADRLSFISFVPKSFARPASRSAMLHRFAHGLRPDLRAVLTLQHLDVLQKAVERVTVSNTLLEAIELLTDELERALTAQVSKLPDYVPTKYFSQRSVVKALWALKAAVVRDQLYRRPDRPLEATLEDLDALRWFFLLGGPPAEESEALLKVAVDPRERAQLEIVRIEQKAFDAALAKVRAELGAGPEREAATLGAAEELKTVEALARERGFQPGIALSTARRLHGKLVPGPRHADNRVALLAAARGLLASVEQRLSRGPIEGSEPRAGEALFSALVESLSLCRQVPELTPRLPAVCDAIHRFVLQALEVMALQAESLAFDESVSLDPLVALTDNLAEELGQVGELLALLAESSSGSVPHLRTAEAETRRRAVSAIRQRAERVFPGPRGRRDPLDALSADSRRLAQLEQSLCRLEPSQRGLKQQLLEPLGFDYARDVFSTVPFERIDQLSRTVQAVAENLRREGLAPEPVFVECRDILEARLREYVQGIGREVASPPTAPQAAVNGEAYSFYRGSFSKQIPDGEFPALLGLEGQLAFARSASSAFFLSDAIRDAVARVELSFVQVRLKYLRSWLTQLLTSLPAPQSANTRAAADQIFDRLVRSRFPMLALKEGELVRLKGVLGMLMGMPGELGESARKLQGVLLGIDDDFSRFSKQLLELRASL
- the dnaK gene encoding molecular chaperone DnaK — encoded protein: MGKIIGIDLGTTNSVVAIMEGREPKVLTNEEGTRTTPSVVAFAKDGERLVGQVAKRQAITNPERTIYSIKRFMGRRYEETTEEAKLVPYKVVRGPNGDARVDLDGKQYSAPEISAQVLLKLKRAAENYLGEKVTEAVITVPAYFNDAQRQATKDAGEIAGLTVRRIVNEPTAAALAYGLDKKKDEKIAVYDFGGGTFDISILEVGENVVEVLATNGDTHLGGDNIDLTLMNWLIAEFKKDTGIDVAKDKMVLQRLKEAAEKAKIELSSTMETEINLPFLTADATGPKHLNVRLTRAKFESMISDLVERSLEPCRKCLKDSGLDVKDLHEVVLVGGSTRIPMVQEAVKKLFGKEPNRSVNPDEVVAVGAAVQAGVLSGEVKDILLLDVTPLSLGVETLGGVMTKLIERNTTIPTRKSETFSTAADGQTQVEIHVLQGEREMAADNRSLGRFHLTGMPPAPRGVPQIEVTFDIDANGILNVNAKDKATGKEQKVTISHSSGLAKDEVEKMVRTAKENEAADKARRELVEVKNQAEAQVYAAEKLVKENREKLPADAVSAIEAAIKGVNDVREGDNKDAIKSALDALQQASYKVAEEMYKATGGAAGGEAGAPPPGAEQGAAPGSSAKPKDDVVDAEFRQS